A single Vicinamibacterales bacterium DNA region contains:
- a CDS encoding MBL fold metallo-hydrolase: MNPTLLHAGNPGPFTGEGNWTYLIPGDRAILIDAGVGEQAHLDAIAVAAPAGPADVLVTHAHSDHAAGAPAVQARWPSARFSKFPWPERDRDLPWQPLVEGASVITGEGLLEVLHTPGHSPDHVAFWHAHSRTLFVGDLLVLGGTVFIPASAGGNLADYLASLERLRQLSPLRAWPAHGPVIEDPVSLITQYLEHRRQREEQVQAALAAGLATVDAITARIYATLVPALAPMARESVLAHLIKLEGEGRARRDDAHWANLP, translated from the coding sequence ATGAATCCGACGCTGCTGCACGCGGGTAATCCCGGCCCGTTCACCGGCGAGGGTAACTGGACGTATCTGATTCCGGGTGACCGCGCGATCCTGATTGATGCCGGCGTTGGGGAGCAGGCGCATCTCGACGCCATTGCCGTGGCGGCTCCGGCGGGTCCGGCCGACGTCCTCGTGACGCACGCGCACAGTGATCACGCGGCCGGCGCGCCGGCCGTCCAGGCGCGATGGCCGTCGGCGCGTTTCTCCAAGTTTCCGTGGCCGGAGCGCGATCGCGACTTGCCGTGGCAGCCGCTGGTGGAAGGCGCCAGCGTGATCACCGGCGAGGGCCTGCTCGAGGTGCTGCACACGCCCGGGCATTCACCGGACCACGTGGCGTTCTGGCACGCGCATTCGCGGACCTTGTTTGTCGGCGACCTGCTGGTGCTGGGCGGCACGGTGTTCATCCCCGCGTCCGCGGGAGGCAACCTCGCCGACTACCTGGCGTCGCTCGAGCGGCTGCGGCAGTTGTCGCCGCTGCGGGCGTGGCCCGCGCACGGGCCGGTGATCGAGGATCCGGTCTCGTTGATCACGCAGTACCTCGAGCATCGCCGACAGCGCGAGGAGCAGGTGCAGGCCGCGCTCGCCGCGGGGCTCGCGACCGTGGACGCGATCACCGCGCGCATCTACGCCACCCTCGTCCCCGCGCTGGCCCCCATGGCGCGCGAGAGCGTGCTGGCGCATCTCATCAAGCTGGAAGGCGAGGGCAGGGCACGGCGCGATGATGCCCACTGGGCCAACCTGCCGTAG
- a CDS encoding class I fructose-bisphosphate aldolase, with translation MPTVEEILGADASTLLKHQCKIPKETLHLPGPDFVERIHLASNRPVPVLGRLQSLFDHGRLGGTGYVSILPVDQGIEHSAGASFAPNPQYFDPENIVKLAIDGGCNGVASTLGVLGMVSRKYAHKIPFILKLNHNEFLSYPNTFDQIRFASVKQGFDMGAAGVGATIYFGSEESKRQIQEVAEMFQHAHELGMFTVLWCYLRNPAFKTKDVDYHLAADLTGQANHLGVTLEADIIKQKLPECNGGYNAVNFGKTHKKVYTDLSSEHPIDLTRYQLANCYMGRAGLINSGGASVGESDLKEAVKTAVINKRAGGTGLISGRKAFQRPMTEGIGLLNAIQDVYLSKDVTIA, from the coding sequence ATGCCTACCGTCGAAGAGATTCTCGGAGCCGACGCCAGCACCCTCCTGAAGCACCAGTGCAAGATCCCGAAAGAGACCCTGCACCTGCCAGGCCCTGACTTCGTGGAGCGCATCCACCTCGCGTCGAACCGGCCGGTGCCGGTGCTCGGGCGCCTGCAGTCGCTGTTCGATCACGGCCGGCTGGGCGGCACCGGCTACGTCTCGATCCTGCCGGTGGATCAAGGTATTGAACACTCCGCGGGCGCCTCGTTCGCGCCCAACCCGCAGTACTTCGACCCCGAGAACATCGTCAAGCTGGCCATCGACGGCGGCTGCAACGGTGTTGCCTCGACGCTGGGCGTGCTCGGCATGGTGTCGCGGAAGTACGCGCACAAGATTCCGTTCATCCTGAAGTTGAACCACAACGAGTTCCTCTCGTATCCCAACACCTTCGATCAGATCCGCTTCGCGAGCGTGAAGCAGGGCTTCGACATGGGCGCGGCCGGCGTCGGCGCCACGATCTACTTCGGCTCGGAAGAGTCGAAGCGGCAGATCCAGGAAGTGGCGGAGATGTTCCAGCACGCGCACGAGCTCGGCATGTTCACCGTGCTGTGGTGCTACCTCCGCAATCCCGCCTTCAAGACCAAGGACGTCGATTACCACCTCGCGGCGGACCTCACCGGCCAGGCCAACCACCTGGGCGTGACCCTCGAGGCCGACATCATCAAGCAGAAGCTGCCCGAATGTAATGGCGGCTACAACGCCGTCAACTTCGGCAAGACGCACAAGAAGGTCTACACCGACCTGAGCAGCGAACACCCGATCGACCTCACGCGCTACCAGCTCGCCAACTGCTACATGGGCCGCGCCGGCCTGATCAACTCGGGCGGCGCCTCGGTGGGTGAGAGCGACCTCAAGGAAGCCGTGAAGACGGCGGTGATCAACAAGCGGGCCGGCGGCACGGGCTTGATCTCGGGCCGCAAGGCGTTCCAGCGCCCCATGACGGAGGGCATCGGCCTGCTCAACGCGATCCAGGACGTTTACCTGAGCAAGGACGTCACCATCGCGTGA
- a CDS encoding substrate-binding domain-containing protein translates to MAAAVGALTLTLPHVSARAAEVKVLSAIGMRQVMLDLGPKFERATGYKLAIAFDSTGLMAKRVASGEQVDVVLINRSAIGILEKDGKVIASSVTPIAASVAAVAVRRGAARPDISSPEAFRRMLLSAKSVARPSPSVGGSSGDHIARVLEHLGISDQVNAKSVIVMTGTANQIADSPGEAVTKGKADVALHQLQELMVVPGLEIVGPFPGELQGSFAFSAALGTNAREAQGGRALIEFLLTPAARGVIKAKGMEPITP, encoded by the coding sequence ATGGCTGCTGCAGTAGGCGCGCTGACTCTGACACTGCCTCACGTCTCAGCACGGGCGGCCGAAGTGAAGGTGCTCAGCGCGATCGGCATGCGCCAAGTGATGCTCGATTTGGGCCCCAAATTCGAACGTGCGACTGGCTACAAGTTGGCGATCGCCTTTGACAGTACGGGTTTGATGGCGAAGCGAGTCGCCTCCGGTGAGCAAGTCGATGTCGTGTTGATCAATCGGTCGGCCATCGGAATACTGGAAAAGGACGGTAAGGTGATTGCGAGTTCGGTCACGCCGATTGCAGCGTCCGTCGCGGCTGTGGCCGTTCGCAGGGGTGCAGCCAGGCCAGACATTTCCTCACCCGAGGCCTTTAGGCGCATGCTGCTTTCGGCCAAATCGGTCGCACGGCCCTCTCCCTCGGTTGGAGGTTCGAGCGGAGATCACATCGCGAGGGTGCTGGAGCACCTCGGGATCTCCGACCAGGTGAACGCCAAGTCCGTCATCGTGATGACGGGCACCGCCAACCAGATTGCGGACTCGCCGGGCGAGGCTGTCACGAAAGGCAAGGCCGACGTTGCCCTGCACCAGCTTCAGGAACTCATGGTTGTGCCCGGCCTCGAGATTGTCGGCCCGTTTCCAGGCGAGCTCCAGGGGAGCTTTGCTTTTTCGGCGGCACTTGGCACCAACGCCAGGGAGGCGCAGGGCGGAAGAGCGTTGATCGAGTTCCTCCTGACGCCCGCCGCCCGGGGTGTGATCAAAGCGAAGGGAATGGAACCCATCACGCCGTGA
- a CDS encoding CDP-alcohol phosphatidyltransferase family protein has product MVILPWVAHAYTATGAVIALLATGVTFAHNFRAAFIYLVVATLVDATDGVLARALKAKERLPHYDGARLDDIVDYLTYVFVPVLIVWQAELVPVAFPVCAAMLIASAYGFGQAHAKAHQGDHFFTGFPSYWNIAVVYLYVWQLAPMVNAIVLLGLALLVFVPIRYVYPSRTTALKVPTLVLGTIWAALFTWMVWRLPATDGPWMVLSLVFPVYYFGLSFWLHAGARVPASR; this is encoded by the coding sequence GTGGTGATCCTCCCCTGGGTCGCGCACGCCTACACGGCCACGGGAGCCGTGATTGCCCTGCTCGCGACCGGCGTCACCTTCGCGCACAACTTCCGCGCGGCGTTCATCTACCTTGTGGTCGCCACCCTCGTCGATGCCACCGATGGCGTGCTGGCGCGGGCGTTGAAGGCCAAGGAGCGCCTGCCGCATTACGACGGCGCCCGTCTCGACGACATCGTTGACTACCTGACCTACGTCTTCGTGCCGGTGCTGATCGTGTGGCAGGCCGAACTGGTGCCGGTGGCGTTTCCGGTGTGCGCGGCGATGCTGATCGCGAGCGCCTATGGGTTCGGCCAGGCGCATGCCAAGGCCCATCAGGGCGATCACTTCTTCACCGGCTTCCCCTCCTACTGGAACATCGCGGTCGTGTATCTCTACGTGTGGCAGCTGGCGCCGATGGTCAATGCCATCGTGCTGCTCGGGCTGGCGCTGCTGGTGTTCGTGCCGATTCGCTACGTCTACCCCTCGCGCACGACAGCGTTGAAGGTGCCGACGCTGGTGCTTGGCACGATCTGGGCCGCGCTGTTCACGTGGATGGTGTGGCGCCTGCCGGCCACCGACGGCCCGTGGATGGTGCTCTCGCTGGTGTTTCCCGTTTACTACTTCGGGTTGTCGTTCTGGTTACATGCTGGTGCCAGGGTGCCGGCCTCCAGGTAG
- the def gene encoding peptide deformylase translates to MSILKVAKMGHPVLRTKTRTVDKNELKSQTVQDFIDSMVDTMFEYSGVGLAAPQVHESLRLFVAMLDSDGRGEGDAVIFVNPEITVIGDQTVEGWEGCLSIPDVRGRVPRAHHIKVSALDRNAKRFEIDLKDFPARVVQHETDHLDGVLFFDRMKSLETLTYLEEYSRYHARRDKDDDKDDDEDDNDEE, encoded by the coding sequence ATGTCGATCCTTAAAGTCGCCAAAATGGGCCACCCCGTCCTGAGGACCAAGACGCGGACCGTCGACAAGAACGAGCTCAAGTCCCAGACCGTGCAGGACTTCATCGACAGCATGGTTGACACGATGTTCGAGTACTCGGGCGTCGGCCTGGCGGCGCCGCAGGTGCACGAAAGCCTGCGGCTCTTCGTGGCCATGCTCGACTCCGACGGCCGCGGCGAGGGCGATGCCGTGATCTTCGTCAACCCCGAGATCACCGTGATTGGCGATCAGACGGTGGAAGGCTGGGAGGGGTGCCTGAGCATCCCGGACGTGCGCGGCCGCGTGCCGCGGGCCCACCACATCAAGGTGTCGGCGCTCGACCGCAACGCCAAGCGGTTTGAAATCGACCTCAAGGACTTCCCGGCTCGCGTGGTCCAGCACGAGACCGACCACCTCGATGGCGTGTTGTTCTTCGACCGGATGAAGTCGCTCGAAACGTTGACCTACCTCGAGGAGTACTCGCGCTACCACGCCCGCCGCGACAAGGACGACGACAAGGACGACGACGAGGACGACAACGACGAAGAGTAG
- a CDS encoding formate/nitrite transporter family protein, which translates to MDKSANETDAHPPREIARMVERLGVAKAQTDAVTLVVLATLAGAFISLGALFFTVVVTGSNLGFGVTRLLGGVSFSLGLILVVVAGAELFTGNNLLAMAWASGLIGTRDVVRNWLLVYLGNVIGCLGTVLFVVWAGTGSLGGGAVAEMAIQIARTKADLSLGEAFARGLLCNALVCLAVWLAMGGRSVADKILAILLPITAFVAIGLEHSIANWFFLPFGLALDTQGAVSVAGAARNLAVVSVGNLIGGTLLVAGVYWVAYLRGGRKQEGRT; encoded by the coding sequence ATGGACAAGTCAGCGAACGAGACTGACGCGCATCCGCCACGCGAGATCGCCCGCATGGTCGAGCGCCTCGGCGTGGCGAAGGCGCAGACCGATGCCGTCACGCTGGTCGTGCTGGCCACGCTCGCCGGCGCGTTCATCTCGCTCGGCGCCCTTTTCTTCACCGTGGTGGTCACGGGGTCGAACCTTGGCTTCGGTGTCACCCGGTTACTGGGCGGTGTGAGCTTCTCCCTCGGACTGATTCTTGTCGTGGTCGCCGGCGCCGAGCTGTTCACCGGGAACAATCTTCTGGCGATGGCCTGGGCCAGTGGCCTGATTGGCACCAGAGACGTCGTGCGGAACTGGCTGCTGGTCTACCTTGGCAACGTGATCGGTTGCCTGGGGACGGTCCTGTTCGTCGTCTGGGCCGGCACCGGCAGCCTCGGCGGCGGCGCCGTCGCCGAAATGGCCATCCAGATCGCTCGCACGAAGGCAGACCTCTCGCTCGGCGAGGCCTTCGCGCGCGGGCTCCTGTGTAATGCCCTCGTCTGCCTGGCGGTGTGGCTCGCCATGGGCGGGCGCAGCGTGGCCGACAAGATTCTGGCGATCCTCCTCCCCATAACCGCCTTCGTCGCGATTGGCCTCGAGCATTCGATCGCCAACTGGTTCTTTCTGCCCTTCGGCCTGGCGCTGGACACGCAAGGCGCGGTGTCGGTGGCGGGCGCCGCCAGGAACCTCGCCGTCGTGAGCGTGGGCAACCTTATTGGTGGAACCCTGCTGGTCGCCGGTGTCTACTGGGTCGCGTACTTGCGAGGCGGGCGCAAGCAGGAAGGCCGAACGTGA
- a CDS encoding FAD-dependent thymidylate synthase, translated as MPAVALDTAPPKVTLLSSPSVPYDGAIAAARTCYSPRVIQRSEITDKQRDSIGPLTFEGGHHTVFQHAHFEFGLENISRQLVWSVLHSYPFYNSEQSSQRYVKLNEPRAFVPPITGEALDVYEQAVLRAWVAYAKLSALLKDDAWAVLKELRYVRPTNSAARLKTVEREAEKKAIETARYVIPIGAFTSMVHTVSGIVLHRLHRMLNAGDVPYEAAMVIGAMVDLVTEVDPMFFEKIGLDTFARESMPELQFPNTRASGDAFAAEFDRRLHGRVSRLRDWSAGAERVVADAVRATFGITTAEMDDEEAIDRVMNPARNPYRVDMLDVAYHSPMMRTLNHAFYVFEKRLSHTADSQDQRHRMVPASRPMMTLADTSAPDYITPRLIRQNPEALAVYEQAMADAWAAKNRLLALGVPLEYALYVVPNSKALRLVESGSFIALQHKWTLRTCFNAQEEIYLASMDEISQVKAIHPQLGRHLGPPCVLRNQIVSPRCTEGTHFCGVPVWNSFPHAERRL; from the coding sequence ATGCCAGCTGTTGCCCTCGACACCGCTCCGCCGAAGGTCACCCTGCTGTCGTCGCCGTCGGTCCCTTACGACGGCGCGATTGCGGCGGCCCGCACCTGCTATTCGCCGCGCGTGATCCAGCGGAGCGAAATCACCGATAAGCAGCGGGATTCCATCGGGCCGCTGACCTTCGAGGGCGGCCACCACACCGTGTTCCAGCACGCGCACTTCGAGTTCGGCCTCGAAAATATCTCGCGCCAGCTGGTGTGGAGCGTCCTTCACTCTTACCCGTTCTACAACTCGGAGCAGTCCAGCCAGCGCTACGTGAAGCTGAACGAGCCGCGCGCGTTCGTGCCGCCCATCACCGGCGAGGCGCTGGATGTCTACGAGCAGGCCGTGTTGCGCGCCTGGGTCGCCTACGCCAAGCTCTCGGCGCTGCTCAAGGACGATGCCTGGGCCGTCCTGAAGGAACTGCGCTACGTGCGGCCCACCAATTCCGCGGCGCGGCTCAAGACGGTGGAGCGCGAGGCCGAGAAGAAGGCGATCGAAACGGCGCGCTACGTCATTCCCATCGGCGCCTTCACCTCGATGGTGCACACCGTGTCGGGCATCGTGCTGCACCGCCTGCACCGCATGCTCAACGCCGGCGACGTGCCGTACGAAGCGGCCATGGTGATTGGCGCGATGGTGGACCTCGTCACGGAGGTCGATCCGATGTTCTTCGAGAAGATCGGCCTCGACACCTTCGCGCGCGAGTCGATGCCCGAGTTGCAGTTTCCCAACACGCGCGCGTCTGGCGACGCGTTCGCCGCCGAGTTCGACCGCCGCCTGCACGGCCGCGTCTCGCGCCTGCGCGACTGGTCGGCGGGCGCCGAGCGCGTGGTCGCCGACGCGGTGCGCGCCACCTTCGGCATCACCACCGCGGAAATGGACGACGAGGAGGCGATCGATCGGGTGATGAACCCGGCGCGCAACCCTTACCGCGTGGACATGCTCGACGTCGCGTATCACTCGCCGATGATGCGCACGCTCAACCACGCCTTCTACGTGTTCGAGAAGCGTTTGAGCCACACCGCCGACTCGCAGGACCAGCGGCACCGCATGGTGCCGGCCTCGCGGCCGATGATGACGCTGGCCGACACCTCGGCGCCCGACTACATCACGCCGCGGCTGATTCGCCAGAACCCCGAGGCCCTGGCCGTTTACGAGCAGGCGATGGCCGACGCGTGGGCGGCGAAGAACCGGCTGCTCGCGCTGGGCGTGCCGCTCGAGTACGCGCTCTACGTCGTCCCCAACTCCAAGGCCCTGCGGCTGGTGGAGTCGGGCTCGTTCATCGCGCTGCAGCACAAGTGGACGCTGCGCACCTGCTTCAACGCCCAGGAAGAGATCTACCTGGCGTCGATGGACGAGATCAGCCAGGTCAAGGCCATCCATCCGCAGCTGGGCCGGCACCTCGGCCCGCCGTGCGTGCTGCGCAACCAGATCGTGTCGCCGCGCTGCACCGAAGGCACGCATTTCTGCGGCGTGCCGGTGTGGAATTCCTTTCCGCACGCCGAGCGTCGCCTCTGA
- a CDS encoding dihydrofolate reductase family protein, whose product MAASLDGFIARKDGRVDWLETSDEFAGGNTMDPGFVEAFLKTIDCYVMGSRTYETALGFEAQGLGWSYGDKPTFVLTSRELPRTRDTVEFHSGDLAQFVNGRLRPTFRTIWFVGGGVVSAECLRLGLADEVRYSILPILIGDGIPFFEKFDTDIALHLAEVTAYKSGMVELRYDVRRHDGESRNAP is encoded by the coding sequence ATGGCGGCGAGCCTCGATGGCTTCATCGCGCGAAAGGACGGGCGCGTCGACTGGCTCGAAACCTCAGACGAATTCGCAGGCGGGAACACCATGGACCCAGGATTCGTCGAGGCGTTCCTCAAGACGATCGACTGCTACGTCATGGGGTCGCGAACCTATGAGACCGCGCTTGGTTTTGAAGCCCAGGGGTTGGGGTGGTCGTACGGCGACAAACCCACTTTCGTCCTCACTAGTCGCGAACTGCCGCGGACCCGGGATACCGTCGAGTTCCACTCAGGCGATCTCGCGCAGTTCGTGAATGGGCGCCTGCGGCCCACCTTCCGTACCATCTGGTTCGTTGGAGGCGGGGTGGTCTCCGCCGAATGCCTGCGTCTCGGGCTAGCCGACGAAGTTCGCTATTCGATCCTGCCGATCTTGATTGGTGACGGGATCCCGTTCTTCGAGAAGTTCGACACCGACATCGCCCTCCATCTGGCGGAGGTCACCGCCTACAAGAGCGGCATGGTGGAGCTTCGTTACGATGTGCGAAGACATGACGGCGAGTCACGGAACGCCCCCTGA
- a CDS encoding glycosyltransferase family 39 protein, protein MTRPSTWVALLAALVLLAGASQLTRAGYSVDEEFTAFAVRGIQADRLPLLPSGLLYDRGLAYSYASWIAGGVSGSTLPAYRALSLVCGLISVALAFAILRRLTTGRAALLAAILISASLPFWATATTGRFYAPFLASYLVVLWAIGTLGPPSLAQALRASFGEVPPKRPSAAKADTLRTVRTLGTLLGLGLLAALCRWTHELAFTLAAVPALCVVLGPKAERRKWLAATAAVIAGLVVAQAGIFVLHYLAPSSGETMVRRFFLWQVLNLFEVPAPRQYGVVLTAMVLAWLIVPRRATLATVLALCGTAMVLAFSLARATNLGPLNLPLVTAVLSEGAQYPLDMFRHMAAAHPVATSLALAGLVARLAGSGGEWTLRERAAHLLWVAWVLWFGAIDSGITINYLLLPMSFMLAATAVDVDAIVRHSLPASAAGRRMGIAVIGLIVAGVVVDQWRGTGPVTERLEVARPTIHIQGIDEVRAAIQPSDRVACTDELGCLMLVGRIDRWLALDDFVRERFLVKLGDDNLAGVYTGAPAVFRPGELFSPNPDGTLPDRVIVVDVFKEYPIGNSRSWLPRAIELDGLQVTPLLETPQARVLQISPPERNAALQP, encoded by the coding sequence GTGACGCGGCCCTCGACCTGGGTCGCGCTCCTCGCTGCACTGGTCTTGTTGGCCGGCGCGTCGCAGCTGACGCGCGCCGGCTACTCCGTTGATGAAGAGTTCACGGCGTTCGCCGTCCGCGGCATCCAGGCCGACCGGCTGCCGCTGCTGCCGTCCGGCCTGCTCTACGACCGCGGCCTCGCCTATTCCTACGCCAGCTGGATCGCCGGCGGTGTGTCCGGTTCGACGCTTCCCGCCTATCGCGCGCTCAGCCTGGTCTGCGGGCTGATCTCCGTCGCGCTGGCCTTCGCGATTCTCCGCCGCCTGACCACCGGCCGCGCCGCACTCCTCGCCGCGATCTTGATCTCAGCCTCGCTGCCATTCTGGGCCACCGCCACCACCGGCCGCTTCTACGCGCCCTTCCTCGCCTCGTATCTGGTCGTCTTGTGGGCAATCGGCACTCTTGGCCCGCCTTCGCTCGCGCAAGCTTTGCGGGCGAGCTTCGGCGAGGTCCCGCCGAAGCGGCCTTCGGCCGCGAAGGCGGACACCCTACGCACCGTACGCACCTTAGGCACCTTGCTCGGCCTGGGCTTGTTAGCGGCCCTCTGCCGTTGGACCCATGAGCTGGCCTTCACACTAGCTGCCGTCCCGGCGCTGTGTGTCGTGCTCGGTCCGAAGGCCGAGCGGCGGAAATGGCTTGCCGCGACCGCGGCGGTGATCGCCGGGCTGGTCGTGGCACAAGCGGGGATCTTCGTTCTGCACTACCTCGCGCCGTCGAGCGGCGAGACCATGGTCCGGCGGTTCTTTCTCTGGCAGGTGCTGAACCTGTTCGAGGTGCCCGCGCCTCGACAGTACGGCGTCGTGCTCACCGCGATGGTGCTGGCCTGGCTGATCGTGCCGCGGCGCGCCACGCTGGCAACGGTGCTGGCGCTGTGCGGAACCGCGATGGTGCTGGCGTTCTCGCTGGCGCGGGCCACGAACCTTGGCCCTCTCAACCTGCCGCTGGTGACTGCCGTCTTGTCCGAGGGCGCGCAGTATCCGCTCGACATGTTCCGGCACATGGCCGCCGCGCATCCCGTTGCCACCAGCCTCGCCTTGGCCGGATTGGTGGCCCGCCTGGCGGGCAGCGGCGGTGAGTGGACGCTGCGCGAGCGCGCCGCGCACCTGCTCTGGGTCGCCTGGGTGCTCTGGTTTGGCGCCATCGACTCGGGGATCACGATCAACTACCTGCTGTTGCCGATGTCGTTCATGCTCGCGGCGACTGCCGTCGATGTGGATGCCATTGTCCGGCATAGCCTGCCGGCGTCTGCCGCCGGGCGCCGGATGGGCATCGCCGTGATCGGGCTGATCGTGGCCGGTGTGGTGGTCGATCAGTGGCGCGGCACGGGTCCAGTGACCGAGCGTCTCGAAGTGGCGCGGCCCACCATCCACATCCAGGGCATCGACGAGGTGCGCGCGGCGATTCAGCCGTCCGACCGCGTGGCGTGCACCGACGAACTGGGATGCCTGATGCTGGTCGGGCGCATCGACCGCTGGCTCGCGCTCGATGATTTCGTGCGCGAGCGCTTTCTCGTGAAGCTGGGCGATGACAATCTGGCCGGCGTCTACACCGGCGCGCCCGCGGTGTTTCGTCCCGGCGAGCTGTTTTCGCCCAACCCCGACGGCACCCTGCCCGACCGCGTGATCGTGGTGGATGTGTTCAAGGAGTACCCGATCGGCAACTCGCGCTCGTGGCTGCCGCGTGCCATCGAACTGGACGGACTGCAGGTGACGCCGCTCCTTGAAACTCCCCAGGCGCGCGTCCTCCAGATTTCACCCCCGGAAAGAAACGCGGCCCTGCAACCCTAG
- a CDS encoding NUDIX hydrolase, with protein MHSHEVNPPYKFCPVCGSPLEPRVLKVTEPKRLVCTGATCGFVFYLDPKIAVGTVIRANQGRQLVLVRRAIEPGYGKWVFPGGYVDRGEEITLAAIREAREEVGLDVRLDHLIGIYSYAGRTPVIIVYAATKVSGALAVDDEGLEAREFDLDAIPWDDLAFRSTREALRDYLSGNGPR; from the coding sequence GTGCATTCCCATGAAGTGAACCCGCCCTACAAGTTCTGCCCCGTCTGCGGCAGTCCGCTCGAGCCGCGCGTGCTGAAGGTCACCGAGCCGAAGCGGCTGGTGTGCACGGGCGCGACGTGCGGATTCGTGTTCTACCTGGATCCGAAAATCGCCGTCGGCACCGTCATCCGGGCGAACCAGGGGCGCCAGCTCGTGCTGGTCAGGCGGGCCATCGAGCCGGGATACGGCAAGTGGGTGTTTCCGGGCGGCTACGTGGACCGCGGGGAGGAGATCACGCTCGCCGCCATCCGCGAGGCTCGCGAGGAAGTCGGACTCGACGTGCGGCTGGACCACCTGATCGGAATCTACTCCTATGCCGGACGCACGCCCGTGATCATCGTCTACGCCGCCACCAAGGTGTCCGGCGCGCTCGCGGTGGATGACGAAGGCCTCGAGGCCCGCGAGTTCGACCTCGACGCGATCCCGTGGGATGATCTCGCGTTTCGAAGCACACGGGAAGCCTTGCGGGACTACCTCAGCGGGAACGGCCCTCGCTAG
- a CDS encoding MFS transporter — protein MSPLVIIFLTVFIDLLGFGIIIPLLPFYAESFGASAFTIGLLGTSFSLMQFLFSPIWGRWSDKIGRKPIIMLGLMGSCLSYLALALATSLPMIFFARIIGGIAGANIPTAQAYIADVTTPENRARGMGMVGAAFGLGFIFGPAIGGLLSRISPEAPMWFASALCLGNFTAAWFLLPESRRVSSATMTLGRLEAFKHALTKPALVLLLALYFLVTAAFSGFEATFALFSEARYGFTAASIGFLFAFIGVVLATIQGVLVHKVVKRVGEARLIPAAIFCIALGIGMVPFAWSVPTLLVALFVLAVGMGFNNPSLTSMVSRLSDANDQGGTLGLASSLASLGRVVGPAWGGFLYDAYGMTTPYLSASGLMLVAFAVSFFGLSRVRHESDAAARG, from the coding sequence ATGTCGCCGCTGGTCATCATCTTCCTCACGGTCTTCATTGACCTGCTCGGTTTCGGGATCATCATCCCGCTGCTGCCGTTCTATGCCGAGTCGTTCGGCGCGTCGGCCTTCACCATTGGCCTGCTCGGCACCAGCTTCTCGCTGATGCAGTTCCTGTTCTCGCCGATCTGGGGCCGCTGGTCCGACAAGATCGGGCGCAAGCCAATCATCATGCTCGGACTGATGGGATCGTGCCTGTCGTACCTGGCGCTCGCGCTGGCCACCTCCTTGCCGATGATCTTCTTCGCCCGCATCATCGGCGGCATTGCCGGCGCCAACATTCCGACCGCGCAGGCCTACATCGCCGACGTGACGACGCCCGAGAACCGCGCGCGGGGCATGGGGATGGTCGGCGCGGCGTTCGGGCTGGGCTTCATCTTCGGCCCGGCGATTGGCGGCCTGCTGAGCCGCATCAGCCCCGAAGCGCCGATGTGGTTCGCGTCGGCGTTGTGCCTGGGCAACTTCACCGCCGCCTGGTTCCTGCTGCCGGAATCGCGGCGGGTGTCGTCGGCGACCATGACCCTGGGCCGCCTCGAAGCCTTCAAGCACGCGCTGACCAAGCCGGCGCTGGTGCTGCTGCTGGCGCTCTATTTCCTCGTGACGGCGGCCTTCTCCGGCTTCGAAGCCACCTTCGCGCTGTTCAGCGAGGCGCGCTACGGCTTCACCGCGGCGTCGATTGGCTTCTTGTTCGCGTTCATCGGCGTGGTGCTGGCGACCATCCAGGGCGTGCTCGTCCACAAGGTGGTGAAGCGGGTCGGCGAGGCGCGGCTGATCCCGGCGGCCATCTTCTGCATTGCACTTGGCATTGGCATGGTGCCGTTTGCCTGGAGCGTGCCGACGCTGCTGGTGGCGCTGTTCGTGCTGGCCGTGGGCATGGGCTTCAACAACCCGTCGCTGACGTCGATGGTGTCGCGGCTGTCGGATGCCAACGACCAGGGCGGCACCCTGGGGCTCGCCTCGTCGCTCGCCAGCCTCGGCCGCGTCGTCGGCCCGGCGTGGGGCGGGTTCCTCTACGACGCCTACGGCATGACCACGCCCTACCTGAGCGCGTCGGGGCTGATGCTGGTCGCGTTTGCCGTGTCGTTCTTCGGACTGTCGCGGGTGCGCCATGAATCCGACGCTGCTGCACGCGGGTAA